The Chlamydiota bacterium genomic interval TTATTCAAAGGAAGAAACTTTATATTAAAAATAAAGATTTAAAGAGTAGTTAAATGAATAACATCCTTAATTTTGATTTTTGGATTTTGGATTTTTTAATAAAGGGAGGTGCACATCGAAGCAAAGGACTTAGCGCTTTACTGCGCACATGTCGCTGATTTAAAGCAGGGAGAAGATATTTTAGTGCTGGATGTGAGCAAAATTTCAACCATTACGTCTTTTTTTGTGATCATTACGGGAAGAGTCGATAAACACGTTAAGGCCATTGCAGATGAAGTAGAAGAAAAAGTGGATCAAAAAAAGATAGATTGTTATCACCGAGATTCCGATGAAAGTCTGAAGTGGATTATTCTCGATTATTTGGATGTGATGGTTCATGTTTTTGGTCGGGAAGCGCGAGATTTTTATAAGTTGGAGCAACTATGGGGCGATGCTGACGAGTTAGAGTGGAAGTCTTAAATGGTAATAGTCTACTCCCGGGAACCGAGGCAGTTTCTGATGTGGACGCTCGTTCCGACCAGCGATCGGAACGAGCTCTGACTGAGTCGTTCGCTCACCTCGACTATTCGTCGAGGTACCCTGAAGAGCGAACGACTTCAACGCCCCATCAAAAACTGCCTCGGTTCCCTTGGGGGGAATGTCAGCTAAACGGTTATTAAATGAATAAAAGAGGTTTTTGTGAATAAAGTGATTCGCCATTGTATTTCAGATGTTTTAAAAGTTGCCTTAGAGAGCTTGAAGGCTTCGGGAGAATTTATTTTTACCTCTTTTCCTTCTTTTACAATTGACCCTACAAAGGATGCAAAGTTTGGAGATGTTTCAACCAATGTGGCTCTGATACTCGCAAGTGAGTTAAAGAAGCCCCCTGGGCAAGTTGCAAAACGAATGGTTGAAGAGATTCAAAAAAGCCATTCAGTAAGTGTTGAAACCTTTCGATCTGTTCAGATCGGGGGACCTGGTTTCATTAATT includes:
- the rsfS gene encoding ribosome silencing factor, coding for MEAKDLALYCAHVADLKQGEDILVLDVSKISTITSFFVIITGRVDKHVKAIADEVEEKVDQKKIDCYHRDSDESLKWIILDYLDVMVHVFGREARDFYKLEQLWGDADELEWKS